The following are from one region of the Saimiri boliviensis isolate mSaiBol1 chromosome 18, mSaiBol1.pri, whole genome shotgun sequence genome:
- the SAMSN1 gene encoding SAM domain-containing protein SAMSN-1 isoform X2 — translation MLKRKPSNVSEKEKHQKPKRSSSFGNFDRFRNNSISKPGDSAEVRNGDPIHESGEPSKSSNNGGGLGKKMRTISWTMKKKVGKKYIKALSEEKDEEHGENALPYRNSDPVIGTHTEKVSLKASDSMDSLYSGQSSSSGITSCSDGTSNRDSFRLDDDGPYSGPFCGRARVHTDFTPSPYDTDSLKIKKGDIIDIICKTPMGMWTGMLNNKVGNFKFIYVDVISEEEAAPKKIKANRRSNSEKSKTLQEFLERIHLQEYTSTLLLNGYETLEDLKDIKESHLIELNIENPEDRRRLLSAAENLLDEEITQEPENEPVPLSLSPDICLNKSQLDDCLRDSGCYISSGNSDTGKEDLESENLSDMVHKITITEPSN, via the exons cgAAGCAGCAGTTTTGGGAATTTTGATCGTTTTCGGAATAATTCTATATCAAAACCAGGTGATTCAGCTGAG GTACGTAATGGAGATCCCATACATGAAAGTGGAGAACCAAGTAAAAGTTCAAATAATGGAGGAGGTTTGGGTAAAAAAATGAGAACTATTTCTTGgacaatgaagaaaaaagtggGTAAAAAGTACATCAAAGCCCTTTCTGAGGAAAAG GATGAAGAACATGGAGAGAATGCCCTCCCATATAGGAACAGTGACCCTGTGATTGGGACCCACACAGAGAAGGTGTCCCTCAAAGCCAGTGACTCCATGGATAGTCTCTACAGTGGACAGAGCTCATCAA GTGGCATAACAAGCTGTTCAGATGGTACAAGTAACCGTGACAGCTTTCGACTGGATGACGATGGCCCCTACTCAGGACCATTCTGCGGCCGTGCCAGAGTGCATACGGATTTCACACCAAGTCCCTATGACACTGACTCTCTCAAAATCAAG AAAGGAGACATCATAGACATTATCTGCAAAACACCAATGGGGATGTGGACGGGAATGTTGAACAATAAAGTGGGAAACTTCAAATTCATTTATGTGGATGTCATCTCAGAAGAGGAAGCAGCCCCcaagaaaataaaggcaaacCGAAGGAGTAACAGTGAAAAATCCAAAACTCTGCAGGAGTTCCTAGAGAGGATTCATCTTCAG GAATATACCTCAACACTTTTGCTCAATGGTTATGAGACTTTAGAAGATTTAAAGGATATAAAAGAGAGTCATCTCATTGAATTAAATATTGAAAACCCAGAAGACAGAAGGAGGTTACTATCAGCTGCTGAAAACCTCCTTGACGAAGAAA TTACTCAGGAGCCAGAAAATGAACCTGTGCCCCTATCCTTGAGCCCAGACATCTGCTTAAATAAGTCACAGTTAGATGATTGCCTAAGGGACTCTGGTTGTTATATCTCATCAGGAAATTCAGATACTGGCAAAGAGGATCTGGAGTCTGAAAATCTGTCCGACATGGTACATAAGATTACTATCACAGAGCCAAGCAACTGA
- the SAMSN1 gene encoding SAM domain-containing protein SAMSN-1 isoform X1, with amino-acid sequence MEKPTRQVGVINTLGSHSRLRSSSFGNFDRFRNNSISKPGDSAEVRNGDPIHESGEPSKSSNNGGGLGKKMRTISWTMKKKVGKKYIKALSEEKDEEHGENALPYRNSDPVIGTHTEKVSLKASDSMDSLYSGQSSSSGITSCSDGTSNRDSFRLDDDGPYSGPFCGRARVHTDFTPSPYDTDSLKIKKGDIIDIICKTPMGMWTGMLNNKVGNFKFIYVDVISEEEAAPKKIKANRRSNSEKSKTLQEFLERIHLQEYTSTLLLNGYETLEDLKDIKESHLIELNIENPEDRRRLLSAAENLLDEEITQEPENEPVPLSLSPDICLNKSQLDDCLRDSGCYISSGNSDTGKEDLESENLSDMVHKITITEPSN; translated from the exons ATGGAAAAGCCTACTAGGCAAGTTGGAGTGATTAATACTCTGGGAAGCCACTCTAGACTA cgAAGCAGCAGTTTTGGGAATTTTGATCGTTTTCGGAATAATTCTATATCAAAACCAGGTGATTCAGCTGAG GTACGTAATGGAGATCCCATACATGAAAGTGGAGAACCAAGTAAAAGTTCAAATAATGGAGGAGGTTTGGGTAAAAAAATGAGAACTATTTCTTGgacaatgaagaaaaaagtggGTAAAAAGTACATCAAAGCCCTTTCTGAGGAAAAG GATGAAGAACATGGAGAGAATGCCCTCCCATATAGGAACAGTGACCCTGTGATTGGGACCCACACAGAGAAGGTGTCCCTCAAAGCCAGTGACTCCATGGATAGTCTCTACAGTGGACAGAGCTCATCAA GTGGCATAACAAGCTGTTCAGATGGTACAAGTAACCGTGACAGCTTTCGACTGGATGACGATGGCCCCTACTCAGGACCATTCTGCGGCCGTGCCAGAGTGCATACGGATTTCACACCAAGTCCCTATGACACTGACTCTCTCAAAATCAAG AAAGGAGACATCATAGACATTATCTGCAAAACACCAATGGGGATGTGGACGGGAATGTTGAACAATAAAGTGGGAAACTTCAAATTCATTTATGTGGATGTCATCTCAGAAGAGGAAGCAGCCCCcaagaaaataaaggcaaacCGAAGGAGTAACAGTGAAAAATCCAAAACTCTGCAGGAGTTCCTAGAGAGGATTCATCTTCAG GAATATACCTCAACACTTTTGCTCAATGGTTATGAGACTTTAGAAGATTTAAAGGATATAAAAGAGAGTCATCTCATTGAATTAAATATTGAAAACCCAGAAGACAGAAGGAGGTTACTATCAGCTGCTGAAAACCTCCTTGACGAAGAAA TTACTCAGGAGCCAGAAAATGAACCTGTGCCCCTATCCTTGAGCCCAGACATCTGCTTAAATAAGTCACAGTTAGATGATTGCCTAAGGGACTCTGGTTGTTATATCTCATCAGGAAATTCAGATACTGGCAAAGAGGATCTGGAGTCTGAAAATCTGTCCGACATGGTACATAAGATTACTATCACAGAGCCAAGCAACTGA